The Streptomyces sp. NBC_00435 nucleotide sequence GTCGGTGCCGGGGGCGCGGCCGAGGCCGAGGTCGATCCGGCCCGGAGCGAGGGCCTCCAGGGTGCCGAACTGCTCGGCGACGGCGAGCGGGGCGTGGTTGGGCAGCATGACTCCGCCCGAACCGAGCCGGATCCGGGAGGTGTGGGCCGCGAGGTGGGCCAGGATCACGGCCGGGGAGGAGCTGGCGACCCCGGGCATCGAGTGGTGCTCGGCGACCCAGTGGCGGTGGTAGCCGCGGGCTTCGGCGAGCCTGGCGATGCCCACGCTGGTGCGCAGGGAGGCGTGGGCGGTGCTGCCGGCGCCGACGGTGACGAGGTCGAGCACCGAGAGCGGGACGGGGGCCCGGCCGACGGCCGTCCCGCGGATCCCGTCACCGGGAGCTCCGACGAGGGCCCCGCCGCCGCCCGGCGGGTCCGACGGGGCGGACGGGCCGGTCCCGGCCCGGTCCGGCGTGCGGCTCCCCTGTCGATCCGCGTCTCCGGTGTCACTCATCGTCGCTCCCGCTCCGCTCGCCCGTCTGTACGAAGAACTCGAACCGCACGGCCGGGCCGGGCATTCCCGGCACTCTCGGACACCGCCCATGACGTTGGCATATGCCAGAGGAGTAGATACAGGCAGAGCGGTGCAATCGAGCCATCAATCTCACCAACAGGCGCTCCACATGGGCCTCTTGGTGGCTATCGTGTGAGGGCAAGCGGTAACAACCTGCTAGGGGGAAACCGTGGCGCTGAAGCCCGAGCCGACCGCGCCGTTCCACTCGGTGCAGTACGCCCTGCGCGTACTCGAAACGGTCGCCCGCCATACCGGCGGCGTGACCGATGTACAGATCGCGCGTGAGACCGGCCTGCCCGCGGTCCATCTCGCCCCCATGCTCCTCATGCTGCGCCGGGAAGGGTACGTACTGCAGGTGTCCGACGGCGCCTATGCCATAGGGGACTCCCTCGTCCTGCTCGGCTCCGGCGTCGACCGCAAGCAGGCCCTCCAGGACAAGCTCCAGGACACCCTGGACCGGCTGCGCGACTCGGTGGGCGCGGCGGTCTACATCAGCCGGTACGTCGACGGTGAGGTCCGCATCACGCAGTTCGCGGACAGCCCCCGCACGCCCAAGGTGCACGAGTGGGTCGACTTCCGCTCGGCGGCGCACGCCAGCGCGGTGGGCAAGTGCCTGCTGACCCAGCTCGACCTGAACGGGCGGCGCGACCACCTGTCCCGGCACAAGATCGCCCGGCTGACGTCGAAGACCATCGTGAACGAGCGGATCCTGTTCTCGAAGCTGGACAGCCAGCCGGCCACGGTTCCCATGCTCGACCTGCAGGAGTACGCGGTGGGCACGGTCTGCGCGGCCGTCCCGATCACCGCCGGAGCCTCGGTGGGCTGCCTGGCCCTGTCCCTGCCCGTGGAGCACGCCCACCGGCTGCGGGCGGCGGCCGACGCCCTGAACCGCAAGGCCGCGCCGCTGCTGCTGTCGCTCACCCTCTGAGCGGCGGGGCGGCCCGGCCGGCGACGGTGCCGGTGCCGCCCGGAAACCGGCACGCGGAACAGCCCGGAAAACACTTCGGGCGGTTCCCGGTGAACCGGAAACCGCCCGAAGGACAGGTGCGCCGCCAGGGACTCGAACCCCGGACCCGCTGATTAAGAGTCAGCTGCTCTAACCAACTGAGCTAGCGGCGCCTGCTGACAGAGAAAATACTACCTGCTCCTCCGGGGTGCTCAAAACCGCTTTCAGCGCCCCAGCAGATCGGCCCGCCCCTGGGCCTCGTAGGAGGCCAGGAGAGCCGCCAGATCCGCCGGCTCCAGCATCCGGTACCCGCTCTCGCCCGGCGGGCGCCACCAGACCGGGTCCGCGGTGCGGAAGGCCTCGCCGCGCAGGGAGACCCGGTGGACCTTGTTCGTCGCCGTGATCGGCATGGTGGGGACGATCCGCACGTAGCGCGGGGCCATCTTCGTGCCGAGGTCCGGCTGGGCTTCGAGGAAGGCCGCGAAGCCCTGCGGGGAGAAGGCGGCCCCTTCGCGCAGGGCCACCGCCGCCATGACCTGGTCCCCCGCCACCTCGTCGGGTACGGCGTACACGGCCACGGCGGCCGCCCGGGCCCAGCGGGCCAGGATGTTCTCGATCACCGCGGCGGCCAGGTTCTCGCTGTCGACGCGCAGCCGGTCGTCGGTGCGGCCGGCGAAGTAGAGGAAGCCGTCGGGGTCGCGGAAGAAGAGGTCTCCGGTCCAGTACCAGCCGTCGCGGGTGCGGTCCGCCTCCGCGCCGGGGTTGCGCCAGTAGCCCTCGAAGAGGCTGCGGCCCTTGTTGACCAGCTCGCCGATGGCCTCGGAGCCGTTGAGGAGCCGGCCCCGCGCGTCGAGGACGGCCGGCGGGCACTCGCGCCCGGTCTCCGGGTCGATGACGGCGAGGTCGTCGCCCGCGCCCGCGCGCCCCAGTGCGCCCGGCGGGGTGTCGGGGGTGCGCTGGACGGAGGCGCCGCCCTCAGTGGCCCCGTAGCCCTCGACGAGGCGGACCCCGAAGCGTTCGGCGAAGCGCGCCGCGTCGACCGCGCCCGCCTCGGTGCCGAAGCCGAGGCGCAGGACGTGCTCACGGTCGTCGGGGCGGGGCGGGGTGGCGAGGACGTACTGGACGGCCCGGCCGACGTAGGTGAAGTACGTAGCCCCGTAGGCCCGTACGTCGTCCAGGAACGCGGAGGCCGAAAATCGTCGGCGCAGTGCCACGGCCGCGCCGCCCGCGAGGGCCGGGAGCCAGTCCGCGATGACCGCGTTGCCGTGGAAGAGGGGCATGCAGATGTAGTGGACGTCGTCCGGGGTGACCGAGAAGTGCCGGGCGAGCGAGGCGCCCGCGCCCGCGAGGCGGCCCTGGGTGCAGATGGCGGCCTTCGGGGCGCCGGTGGAGCCTGAGGTGAAGTAGAGCAGCAGCCGCGAGGACGGGCCCGGGCCGGCGCCCAGGGTCGCGTCGCCGGGTTTCGCTCCGGCGTACGGGGCGAGCAGCGCCGCGTACTCCCCGGCGTCCTCACCGTCCGTGACCAGGATCCGTACTCCGGGCAGGTCGAGGCCGCGCAGGAGCGGCAGGTGGGCGCGCTCGGTCACCAGGATCCGGCAGTCGGTGTGCAGGATGTCGCGGGCCAGCTCGGGACCGCGCCGGGTGGGGTTGATCCCGGCGACGGCGGCCCCGGCGAGGGCCGCCGCGCCGAGCCAGAACGGGAACTCGGGGGTGTTGTCGAGCAGCACCCCGATGTGCGGCTCCGCCCCCGGCGGCAGCAGGTCGACGAGGAGCGCGGCGCGCGCCGCGGCCTCCCGGGCGGTCCGGTGGTGACTGAGCACGCCGTCGGCGTGCTTCAGGCCGGGCCGGTGGTCGCCCCATTGGCTCGCGATGAGCTCCGCGACGGTCTCGGGTGTCGTCGTCCGCATGCCGCCGGAGAGTAGCTGACGTTCCGTCAGAAATGAACGCCGGGACCGGCCCGGCCGTCAGAACTGGACGTCGGAGCAGGAGTAGAAGGCGTTCGCGGTGTCGTTCACCGTCCAGACGGCGAGGATCAGGTGCCGGCCGCTCTTGCCGCTCGGCATGGCGCCCTGGTGGACGGTGGTCATGGCGGGGCGGGCGCCGTTGTAGGCGACCGTGAGGAAGGGCTGCGGGTCGAGGTCGGCGCGGGTGAGGGGCTTGGTGGGGTTCCAGCCGTTCTTCGTGACGTAGTACCGGAAGTCGGTGGTGGAGTGGTTCGCGGTGAACTGCCAGCGGAAGCTGTAGCTCTGCCCGCTGGTCACCGGGGTGGCGGGCCAGGTGCCACCGCGCGGGTCGTCGAGCTGGGCGAACTCGGTGTGGTTCGCCGAACATATGTGACCGTCGGCGGGGCCTGCCGCGGGGAACCCCTTGAGGCCCTCGACGCTCTGGGGCTCCCACTGGATGGGGCCGCAGTCGGCGACGGTCTTGTTGGCGCAGAGCTTCTGGCGGCTGATGGGGGTGTCGGTGTAGCCGTGACCGGTCGCGGTGGGGGCCGTGACGAGCGCGAGGGCGGTGACGACCCCGAGGCCGACGGCGGTGACGGCGGCGGCCCGCGGGGTTCGGGGCATGCGGAAGGAACGCATGATGCTCCTTGAACGTGGGGGGGTGTCCGGCGAGAGCGTGCGCGCACGTGGGGATGGACCGTACCGGTGTCGGCGGCACGGCCCGCTCACGACTCTTTAGGTCTAGACCAAGTTCCACAGTATTGACGGGAGTTGGCCATGTCCATACCAATGGAAGAACGGGTGGTCCGGTCCACCCGGATCCACCCGTTCTTCCACCACGCCTCTTCCGCCCCGCTTGGGCCCCGCGGCCGTCGTCGCGTGGGCGCTACTCCGCGCGGCCCGTGTAGAAGGCGACGGTCAGGTCCTTCACCAGTGCCTTGCGCTCGTAGTCGTCGAGCTCTACGAGCCCGCGCGAGGTGAGGCGGTGGACGGTGTCGTCGACCGCGTCGACAACCGAGGTCAGGACGGTGTCCCGGTGCTTGGCGTCGATCGCCGCGACCCGGCGCCGGCGCATGGCGTCGGCGACCTCGGGGGCGTACTCGATCCGGGTCGGCTGCGCCGAGAACACCTCCACACCCACCGCCTCCGTCTCGGCGGCCAGCATCCGGGTCAGCGCGTCACCGACGGCCTCGGCGTCGCGCAGGGTCGGGGCGTCCTCGTGGAAGGCGTCGGCGGGGAGCTGGGACAGCACGCGGGCCATGGCCGATTCGACCTGCTCGGCGAGGTAGTCCACGTGGTCGGCCACGGCGAGGGTCGCGCGGGCGGTGTCCTTGACCTGCCAGACGACCTGGACGACGACCTGGAGGGCGAGGCCGCCGGAGTCGACGGCGGGCATCGGGTCGCTGCGCCAGTGCCGGAGCCGGACATCGACCCGGCGGCGCAGGAGGAGGGGGCTGATCCAGGTCAGGCCGGAACGGCGGACCGTGCCCCGGTAGCGGCCGAAGAGGGTGAGCACCCAGGCGTGCCCGGCGCGGCCCCGGCCCAGTCCGCCGAGGGCGAGCAGCACGACGATCCCGAGGAAGGCGAGCGGGGGCCAGAACCGCGCCTGCAGTCCCCGGTAGGGGCGGGGCTCCGCGCCGAACGCCGCGGCGAGGGCGTCGGGGACGGCCCCGGCCCGCCAGAGCACGACCGCGCAGCCGGTGAGCGCGATCCCGCCGACGGCCACGCCGATCCAGCCGGGCAGCACCGGGCCGTGGTGCTCGCGGAGCCGGTCGTCGCCGCGGGGGACGCGGCGGCCGGGGGCCGCCCGGACGGCGGTGGCCCCGGCCGGAGCCTTGGCCCGCGGCTGGGGCTGGGGCTGCGGCTGCGGCTGGGGCTGCCGCTTCACCGGGGGCTGCGGAGGGCGCTGCACCGCGCCGCGGAACGGCAGGTGGACCGGTACCTCGGTCACCGCGGGCCCGCGTACCGGCGTGACCCGGGGCAGGTCCTGCGTGTCGTCCTCCTCCATCCGCGCCACGGCCCGCGCGACGACCTCGGCGACCCCGGGCCCGGGCACGGCCGAGCGCTCCCTCAGCTGCGGCTCTTCCTCGGGGGCGTCGGTGGCGGGACCGGTGGCGGTGGCGGGACCGGTGGCGGGGCCGGCGCCGCCCGGTGCGGGGACGGACCACGTCAGCTCGCGGCCGCCGGCCGGGCCGTGCGGACCGCCGTCGGCTCCTCCGTGGCGCGCTGCCGCGCCGCTGAAGGCGTGCTCGGCGTCGGCGGCCGGAGCGGGGACCCCGCGCTCGGACACGAACCCGGCGGCGCCGCGCGCCGGCGGCGCCGCCCCGGACGGGCCGGGCAGGCCCCGTACGGCCGCCGGCGCCGCGTACCCGGCCTCGGGGGCCGGGCCGGGGACGCCGAACGGGGGAGCACAGGACGCTTCGGCCTCGGCTTCGGCCTCGGCCGGTTCGGCGGCACTGGCGGTCGGCCCCGGCAGCGCCGCGACGCACTCCGGAGCGTAGGAGTCCTCGGTGAACAGGCCGCTCCGGCGGGCGCTTTCGCCGTCGGCGACGAGGCCCGCGGCGGCCAGGGCCGCTCCCCGGGCGGCCGGCGGGGTGGGGGGCCGGAGGTCGTCCTGCGGATGCGGGCGGGCGGCTTCGCCGTCGGGGCTCCGCAGGCGCAGGGTGGCCGCCCCGGCGTCGGCCTGCTCGTCCTGGGGGTGCGGGATGTCCAGCGCCTGGGCCCGCGCCGCGGGTACGTCACCCCATACGGCGGGCCCGTGGGGAGCACCGGCCGCAGCCCGGCCCGCCACTCCCGCGGCCACCGCGCCGTCCCCGGCGGGGCCGCCGATGTCCAGAACCTCCCCGGCACCCGGAGTCCAGGCACCGGGAACGGCGGCCGGAGCCACCGCGGCGGGCGCAGGCGACGCCGCGGCGGGCGCAGGCTCCGCCCGACCCTGGTCCGGAGCCACCGCCCAGCCGGTCGGCTCCGCCCACCCGGTCGCGGTCGGCGCGGCCGCGCACCGCTCGGCCGCCGCCCGCTCGGGGGTGGCCGACGTGGCCCGCGTGGCCGTCGGCGGTGTGGTTTCGGCCCGCTCCGGCCCCGCCGCCGCCGGTGCGGGGGTCGGGGGGAAGTGGAAGGTGCCTGTGGTCGATGTCGTGCGCGTGGGGTACATCGTTGCCTCCGTCATGCGAACAGCCGGCGCCAGGTTTCCGGGCCCGGATAGCCGTTGGCCTCGGCGCCGCGCCAGCCCTGGGCACGCTGGAACGCCTCGACGCCGCGGCGGTCGGCCTCGCCCCAGCGGGGGCCCGGACCGGATGTGTAGTTCTTGCCGAAGCCCTTCTTCACCAGCTGGCGGCCAAGGGCGGTGATGGACGGGTGGGACACCCCCGGGCGGAAGGTCGCGGTACCCGGGAAGGCCGGCTTGCCCGCCGGTCCCAGAGCGCCGCCCGGTGTCGGGGTGCCGACCGGAGTCGGGGTGCCGACCGGAGTCGGCGGGATGTCCTTGCCCTGGTGCTGGGTGAGCAGCCGCCAGGTGTACGCGCCCGGAACGCCGTCGGCGTCCGCGCCCGTCCAGCCCTGGGCGCGCTGGAAGGCCTCGGTCGCCTGCCGGGCGGCGTCGGTCCACTGCGTGCCGACGCCCTTGGGGTAGAAGCGGGAGCCGCCGCGGTCGACGAGCATCCGGCCCAGCCGGGCGATGTGGACGTTGTCCGCGCCCGGCCCGAACTTCGACGCCCCGGGGAAGGCGGTCGGGACCGCCGGCGAGCCGCCCGGATTCGGCGGTTCACCGGCAGCCGGGGGCCCGGGAACGGCGCCGCCCGCCACCCCGATGAACCGGTACGGGATGTACTTCGCCGCGTTGTTCCAGTAGCCGTACGGCGTGGCCTGGCGCCGCGTGGTCGGCCGCGTCTGCTCGTAGGTGACGTAGTGCGTGCGCGTCTCGTCCACCCACCCGCCGAAGAGCACGACGTGCGAGCCCTTGTTGGGGTCGGCCGGGTTGTGGAAGAGCAGCATGTCCCCCGGCAGCAGCTCGTCCTTCGTGATCCGGGTCGCGAACTTGTCGAGGCTGCCGGTCCACTCGTTCGTGCCGAGGTTCCATGCCATCGAGACGTAGCCGGAGCAGTCCTGCCGGTACCCGTCGGTCCAGTACTCGGCCATGCTGTACGGGACCTGCGCGTCCAGCCACAGCTTCGCCCGGTTGATGATCGCCGCCCGGTCGGTCCGCTTCACCGCGGAGGGAGCTCCCGGCAGCCCGGCCGGCTTCGCGGGCAGGCCCTTCTTCCCGCCGTGCAGCGGGGCCCGGCCGCCCTGCGGCTGCCCCGGGTCGTCTTGCGACACCGCGCCGCCGGGACCCGGAGCGGTCACCGCGACCGCCGCTCCCCCGCCGCCGCCGAGGACCACTCCCGCGGCGGTGGCCAGGACGAGCGCCCGGCGGGCTCCGCGTACGGCGGGGTGGCCTCCGTCGCGCAGCGGTATGGCCCGGGCGCGGGCGAGCGCGCGGCGGCGGTGGGCGCAGCCTTGGCACGGGCAGTCGCCGGCGGGCTCGTACTCCTCGAAGGCGGGCATCGGCATCGAGATCGCGGCCGACGCCGTGGCCGGTGCCGGTGCCGTCATCGGCGTCACTTCGTACACATCCGTCGGAGGCTGCATCGTCATGCGGTTCCGTCCACTCCCCTGCTCGTCCGCTGGTCGGCCGGACCGCATCTGTCAGGGCATCAGATTCGGCCTTGCCCAGACATATCGTGCACGACAAAGCCCCCAAACATGGGTTAATCGGACAACGCGGGCGCGGCCTGTCACGAGCACCGGCACGGGTGGGGTAGAGTTTTCCCTGTCACCAAGCGCCGCTAGCTCAGTTGGTTAGAGCAGCTGACTCTTAATCAGCGGGTCCGGGGTTCGAGTCCCTGGCGGCGCACAGACGGAAGAAGCCCCTCGCAGTGAAAACTGCGAGGGGCTTCTTCGTTCGCCCCGGAACACGCGTCCCGGGAGGGCTCAGGCCGCCGTTCCCGGGCGGACCCCGACGCCGGTCAGGTACGCGGACACCACCACGTTCGCCGTGTACTCCTTGGCCGCCTTGTCGTACGTGCCGCCACAGGTCACCAGCCTCAGCTCCGCCCGGCCCCTGACCCTCGGGCCGTACGCCTTGGCGGGATCGAAGCCCGCGCGCTCGTGGACCCGCACGTCCTCGACCGTGAACTCCGCGACCGATCCGTCCGCCCGCACCACCCGCACCTTGTCACCCGGCTTCGCCGAGCTCAGCCCGTAGAACACCGCCGGCTTCGACTGCGTGTCCACGTGCCCGACCAGCAGCGCGGTCCCGGCCGCGCCGGGCTGGGCACCACCGCGCCACCAGCCCACCGTGCCCGGGTTCTCGTACGGTGGCGGCTCGATCGCCCCCTTCGCATCCAGGTCCCGGACGATCACCGGGGCCTGGACACCCAGGGACGGTACGTCGACCCGCGCGGGCGCGGCCGGCCCCAGCGGGTTGTGCGCCGCGGGCAGACCCGGGGCCGCCGGTCCGCCGGCCTGGCCGGGAAGGGGTATCTGCACCCCGGTGATCTCGCGGCCCCACAGCCACAGGCCGAGGACCAGCACCGACCAGGCGGCGAAGGTCAGCAGCCGGGAACCGGAGCCCCTCGCCTCCCCGCTCACCCGCTCACTCGCCGCTGCGGCGACGGCGCAGGGTCAGCGCCCGGCCGGCGACCGCCAGGGTGGCGGCGGCGGCGAGCACCGCGCCGATCACCGTGTGCGGCAGACCGGGGCCGTCGCCCTCGTGGCTCTTCTTCGCCGTCGCGGCCAGCTGCGCGGCGCCCGCGGCCTTGGCCTCGTCCGCCTTGGCCTGGTCCGCCTCGGCCTTGACCTGCTCGGCCTTCGCCTTCGTGGCGAGCTCCGCGGACATGCCGCCCCCGCCCGCGTGGACCGGCCAGATGGGCGTGTGGTGGGGGTCGGGGTGGTGCTCTCGGCGGCGCTCGATCTCGATCGTGCCCCACTCGCGCTCGCCGCCGTGGCCGCCGCACTTGATCTTGATGTCGTGGCGGCCGGGCTCGGCCCAGGAGCGGATCATCGCGTCGCCCCACAGGGTGCGGCGGTCGTCCCGGCCGGTGGACAGCCGGACCTCGGAGACGAATACGGCGGACTGCGCGACGGCCCAGTCCTCGTCACAGCCGCGGACGCGCAGTTTGACCTGCGCCCCCGGCTCGGCCGGACTGGGGTCGGCGGACACGCTGCCGCGGTTCCACTCCTCCGCGAAGGCGATGGGCGCGGTCACGGCGGACAGGGCCGTCAGGGCGACGGCCACCCCGGCGACACGGAGAGCGATCAAATCACTGCGCATGGTGAACCTCCTCAACAAGGAGATTCACGCGCGGCACGCCGCTCCGCATCCGGAGCGGCGCTCTCTTGGCCCGTACGTGTCAGCCGTACGCCCTAAACCAGATCGACCAGATCAGCGATGGACTTGACCGTCTTGGTCGGCCGGTACGGGAACTTCTCGGTGTCCTCGATCGACGTCAGACCGGTCAGCACGAGGAAGGTCTGCATGCCCGCCTCCAGCCCGGCCAGGATGTCGGTGTCCATCCGGTCGCCGATCATCGCGCTGCTGTGGGAGTGGGCGCCGATGGCGTTCAGGCCGGTCCGCATCATCAGCGGGTTGGGCTTGCCGGCGAAGTACGGCTTCTTGCCGGTCGCCTTGGTGATCAGCGCGGCAACCGCGCCCGTGGCCGGCAGCGGGCCCTCGGTGGAGGGGCCTGTCTCGTCCGGGTTGGTGCAGATGAAGCGGGCGCCCGCGTTGATCAGGCGGACCGCCTTGGTCATGGCCTCGAAGCTGTAGGTCCGGGTCTCGCCCAGGACCACGTAGTCCGGCTCGTGGTCGGTCAGGACGTAGCCGATGTCGTGCAGGGCGGTGGTCAGGCCGGCCTCGCCGATGACGTACGCGGTGCCCCCCGGGCGCTGGTCGTCGAGGAACTTCGCGGTGGCCAGCGCCGAGGTCCAGATGTTCTCGACCGGGACTTCCAGGCCCATCCGGCTGAGGCGGGCCTGGAGGTCGCGCGGGGTGTAGATGGAGTTGTTGGTCAGCACCAGGAAGGGCTTGCCGGACTCGCGCAGCCGGTTGATGAAGGCGTCGGCGCCGGGGATCGGGGTGCCCTCGTGGATGAGGACCCCGTCCATGTCGGTGAGCCAGGATTCGATCGGCTTGCGCTCTGCCACTGGACTGTTCTCCGCTCTCGGTGGCGTCTGACCTCGGTGACCTCTGGTCTCTACCACCCTATCCGGGCCGGACCGGGAACGCGTTCGGCGTCCACGGCCCGGACCGGAGGGCGGAACGGTCGGTTCCGAGCGTGCTGTCAGCCCAGGTGGACGTTGTCGACGGTCCAGTACCAGTTGTTGCTGCCGCTGTAGCGGAAGCGGACCTGGACGTCGGTCGCGCCGGCTGGGACCTGGAGCGCGATCGACTCGGACCTGGCGACCGCGTCCGCGGTGTAGCTCTTGACGACCGACGGGGCGGCGCCGTTGTAGGAGACCAGGACCTGGGCGGTCTGGCCTGCCTCGTGGTGGTAGTGCGTCTGGAAGGTCACGTTCGCGGACGAGCCCGTGGAACCGCCGGTGACCGGCCACTTGGGGGTGACGAGGGTGGAGTCGTAGGAGCCGGTGTGGCTCTTGTCGTCCCACTCGTCGGAGTCGGCGACGGCGAAGACGTCACGCGAGCGGACGTTCAGCTCGCGCCACTGGTCACGCTGCGACTGGCTCCAGAACTCGTCGGTCGCGAAGGCCCATCCGGCCCACTCGGTGACACCGCCCGCGCCCATCCTGGAGTTGTCGACCGACCAGCCGGCCGGCGGGGTGT carries:
- a CDS encoding IclR family transcriptional regulator, yielding MALKPEPTAPFHSVQYALRVLETVARHTGGVTDVQIARETGLPAVHLAPMLLMLRREGYVLQVSDGAYAIGDSLVLLGSGVDRKQALQDKLQDTLDRLRDSVGAAVYISRYVDGEVRITQFADSPRTPKVHEWVDFRSAAHASAVGKCLLTQLDLNGRRDHLSRHKIARLTSKTIVNERILFSKLDSQPATVPMLDLQEYAVGTVCAAVPITAGASVGCLALSLPVEHAHRLRAAADALNRKAAPLLLSLTL
- a CDS encoding AMP-binding protein gives rise to the protein MRTTTPETVAELIASQWGDHRPGLKHADGVLSHHRTAREAAARAALLVDLLPPGAEPHIGVLLDNTPEFPFWLGAAALAGAAVAGINPTRRGPELARDILHTDCRILVTERAHLPLLRGLDLPGVRILVTDGEDAGEYAALLAPYAGAKPGDATLGAGPGPSSRLLLYFTSGSTGAPKAAICTQGRLAGAGASLARHFSVTPDDVHYICMPLFHGNAVIADWLPALAGGAAVALRRRFSASAFLDDVRAYGATYFTYVGRAVQYVLATPPRPDDREHVLRLGFGTEAGAVDAARFAERFGVRLVEGYGATEGGASVQRTPDTPPGALGRAGAGDDLAVIDPETGRECPPAVLDARGRLLNGSEAIGELVNKGRSLFEGYWRNPGAEADRTRDGWYWTGDLFFRDPDGFLYFAGRTDDRLRVDSENLAAAVIENILARWARAAAVAVYAVPDEVAGDQVMAAVALREGAAFSPQGFAAFLEAQPDLGTKMAPRYVRIVPTMPITATNKVHRVSLRGEAFRTADPVWWRPPGESGYRMLEPADLAALLASYEAQGRADLLGR
- a CDS encoding lytic polysaccharide monooxygenase auxiliary activity family 9 protein; the encoded protein is MRSFRMPRTPRAAAVTAVGLGVVTALALVTAPTATGHGYTDTPISRQKLCANKTVADCGPIQWEPQSVEGLKGFPAAGPADGHICSANHTEFAQLDDPRGGTWPATPVTSGQSYSFRWQFTANHSTTDFRYYVTKNGWNPTKPLTRADLDPQPFLTVAYNGARPAMTTVHQGAMPSGKSGRHLILAVWTVNDTANAFYSCSDVQF
- a CDS encoding SPFH domain-containing protein; the protein is MYPTRTTSTTGTFHFPPTPAPAAAGPERAETTPPTATRATSATPERAAAERCAAAPTATGWAEPTGWAVAPDQGRAEPAPAAASPAPAAVAPAAVPGAWTPGAGEVLDIGGPAGDGAVAAGVAGRAAAGAPHGPAVWGDVPAARAQALDIPHPQDEQADAGAATLRLRSPDGEAARPHPQDDLRPPTPPAARGAALAAAGLVADGESARRSGLFTEDSYAPECVAALPGPTASAAEPAEAEAEAEASCAPPFGVPGPAPEAGYAAPAAVRGLPGPSGAAPPARGAAGFVSERGVPAPAADAEHAFSGAAARHGGADGGPHGPAGGRELTWSVPAPGGAGPATGPATATGPATDAPEEEPQLRERSAVPGPGVAEVVARAVARMEEDDTQDLPRVTPVRGPAVTEVPVHLPFRGAVQRPPQPPVKRQPQPQPQPQPQPRAKAPAGATAVRAAPGRRVPRGDDRLREHHGPVLPGWIGVAVGGIALTGCAVVLWRAGAVPDALAAAFGAEPRPYRGLQARFWPPLAFLGIVVLLALGGLGRGRAGHAWVLTLFGRYRGTVRRSGLTWISPLLLRRRVDVRLRHWRSDPMPAVDSGGLALQVVVQVVWQVKDTARATLAVADHVDYLAEQVESAMARVLSQLPADAFHEDAPTLRDAEAVGDALTRMLAAETEAVGVEVFSAQPTRIEYAPEVADAMRRRRVAAIDAKHRDTVLTSVVDAVDDTVHRLTSRGLVELDDYERKALVKDLTVAFYTGRAE
- a CDS encoding peptidoglycan-binding protein, whose product is MPMPAFEEYEPAGDCPCQGCAHRRRALARARAIPLRDGGHPAVRGARRALVLATAAGVVLGGGGGAAVAVTAPGPGGAVSQDDPGQPQGGRAPLHGGKKGLPAKPAGLPGAPSAVKRTDRAAIINRAKLWLDAQVPYSMAEYWTDGYRQDCSGYVSMAWNLGTNEWTGSLDKFATRITKDELLPGDMLLFHNPADPNKGSHVVLFGGWVDETRTHYVTYEQTRPTTRRQATPYGYWNNAAKYIPYRFIGVAGGAVPGPPAAGEPPNPGGSPAVPTAFPGASKFGPGADNVHIARLGRMLVDRGGSRFYPKGVGTQWTDAARQATEAFQRAQGWTGADADGVPGAYTWRLLTQHQGKDIPPTPVGTPTPVGTPTPGGALGPAGKPAFPGTATFRPGVSHPSITALGRQLVKKGFGKNYTSGPGPRWGEADRRGVEAFQRAQGWRGAEANGYPGPETWRRLFA
- a CDS encoding class F sortase, translating into MSGEARGSGSRLLTFAAWSVLVLGLWLWGREITGVQIPLPGQAGGPAAPGLPAAHNPLGPAAPARVDVPSLGVQAPVIVRDLDAKGAIEPPPYENPGTVGWWRGGAQPGAAGTALLVGHVDTQSKPAVFYGLSSAKPGDKVRVVRADGSVAEFTVEDVRVHERAGFDPAKAYGPRVRGRAELRLVTCGGTYDKAAKEYTANVVVSAYLTGVGVRPGTAA
- a CDS encoding HAD-IIA family hydrolase, whose protein sequence is MAERKPIESWLTDMDGVLIHEGTPIPGADAFINRLRESGKPFLVLTNNSIYTPRDLQARLSRMGLEVPVENIWTSALATAKFLDDQRPGGTAYVIGEAGLTTALHDIGYVLTDHEPDYVVLGETRTYSFEAMTKAVRLINAGARFICTNPDETGPSTEGPLPATGAVAALITKATGKKPYFAGKPNPLMMRTGLNAIGAHSHSSAMIGDRMDTDILAGLEAGMQTFLVLTGLTSIEDTEKFPYRPTKTVKSIADLVDLV